The Flaviramulus sp. BrNp1-15 genome has a window encoding:
- a CDS encoding alpha-amylase family glycosyl hydrolase has protein sequence MKKLILILLLATVFASCKQEQKTDKTVAETTDDIAPVSTEMMESAVIYEANIRQYSPEGTFNAFAKDIPVLKELGVKVIWIMPINPISEVKRKATDGSFTSDIEDEEERKKYLGSYYSVSDYKAVNPEFGTMEDFKNLVKTAHKNGIYVIIDWVPNHTGWDHPWITEHPEWYTQNEKGEIIDPLNPDTGESWGWTDVADLNYDNQDMRNEMISDLKYWLNEADIDGYRMDVAHKVPVDFFERVTKELKTIKPVFMLAEAEQPDLLVNAFDMQYGWEAHHILNHIAKGEKTVKDFEDYMTKIDSTLQDDDINMNFVTNHDENSWNGTLKERMPNNKEIFTALTYVMPGMPLVYSGQEYDMSHRLKFFEKDSIPKTKGKYFDLLKKLGQLKNSNPALNGGKNPASYKILNSENNALVLERRKGNNMILFIGNFSNEGNKINVPKGNFLDYMTNTQVEFKGDDMEINPWEYKILVK, from the coding sequence ATGAAAAAACTAATTCTAATTTTATTATTGGCAACAGTATTTGCTTCTTGTAAACAAGAGCAAAAAACTGATAAAACTGTTGCTGAAACCACTGATGACATAGCTCCTGTTTCGACAGAAATGATGGAAAGTGCCGTAATTTATGAAGCTAATATTAGGCAGTATTCGCCTGAAGGAACCTTTAATGCTTTTGCAAAAGACATTCCTGTTTTAAAGGAATTGGGTGTTAAAGTTATTTGGATTATGCCAATCAACCCTATTTCAGAAGTTAAAAGAAAAGCTACCGATGGGTCTTTTACAAGTGATATTGAAGATGAAGAAGAACGTAAAAAATATCTGGGAAGCTATTATTCAGTTTCAGATTATAAGGCCGTAAATCCGGAATTTGGGACTATGGAAGATTTTAAAAATCTTGTAAAAACAGCTCACAAGAATGGTATTTATGTAATTATTGACTGGGTTCCAAATCACACTGGTTGGGATCATCCATGGATTACAGAACACCCAGAATGGTATACACAAAATGAAAAAGGAGAAATTATTGATCCTTTAAATCCTGATACAGGAGAATCTTGGGGTTGGACAGATGTTGCCGATTTGAATTACGACAACCAAGATATGAGAAATGAAATGATTTCAGACTTAAAATATTGGTTAAACGAAGCTGATATTGATGGTTATAGAATGGATGTAGCTCACAAAGTACCTGTTGATTTCTTCGAAAGAGTAACTAAAGAATTAAAAACAATAAAGCCCGTTTTTATGCTTGCTGAAGCAGAACAACCAGACTTACTTGTTAATGCTTTTGATATGCAATACGGTTGGGAAGCTCATCATATCCTTAATCATATTGCTAAAGGAGAAAAAACTGTAAAGGATTTTGAAGACTACATGACTAAAATTGATTCTACACTTCAAGATGATGATATTAACATGAACTTTGTTACTAATCATGATGAAAATTCTTGGAATGGTACGCTAAAAGAGCGTATGCCTAATAATAAAGAAATCTTTACAGCATTAACTTATGTAATGCCTGGGATGCCTTTAGTTTATTCTGGTCAGGAATACGATATGAGTCATAGACTAAAGTTTTTTGAGAAGGACTCTATACCTAAAACAAAAGGAAAATACTTTGACCTTCTAAAAAAACTAGGTCAACTTAAAAATTCTAACCCTGCACTAAACGGAGGTAAAAATCCTGCGTCTTATAAAATATTAAACTCTGAAAACAATGCTTTAGTTTTAGAAAGAAGAAAGGGAAATAATATGATACTTTTTATTGGTAATTTTTCAAATGAAGGAAATAAAATAAATGTTCCAAAAGGGAATTTTTTAGATTATATGACAAATACTCAAGTAGAATTTAAAGGAGATGACATGGAAATAAACCCTTGGGAGTACAAAATATTAGTAAAGTAA
- a CDS encoding FKBP-type peptidyl-prolyl cis-trans isomerase yields the protein MKFLSLITLVLLVVSCNKNGVSKKPLKTELDSVSYAIGMDVAKNVKKSFDDEFDNDLFIQGFLNASDSTDIMIEETKAQQLVRAYFQKKQQEEMAKRQEEAKVNKEEGDKFLAENKSKDGVVTTESGLQYIVLKEGTGPKPAATDKVKLHYHGTLIDGTVFDSSVDKGEPITLGANQFIKGFTEGLLLMPVGSKYKLFIPSDIGYGANPRPGGAIKPNSALIFDVELLEIVK from the coding sequence ATGAAATTTTTAAGTCTGATAACACTAGTTTTATTGGTAGTGTCTTGTAATAAAAATGGTGTTTCAAAAAAACCATTAAAAACAGAGTTAGATTCTGTTAGTTACGCGATTGGAATGGATGTAGCTAAAAATGTAAAAAAGAGTTTTGATGACGAATTTGATAACGATTTATTTATTCAAGGCTTTCTTAATGCTTCTGATTCTACTGATATTATGATTGAAGAGACAAAAGCACAACAACTTGTTAGAGCTTACTTCCAAAAAAAGCAACAGGAAGAAATGGCTAAAAGACAAGAAGAAGCTAAAGTAAATAAAGAAGAAGGAGATAAGTTTTTAGCTGAAAATAAATCTAAAGATGGTGTTGTAACAACAGAAAGCGGTTTACAATACATTGTTTTAAAAGAAGGAACTGGACCAAAGCCAGCTGCAACAGATAAAGTAAAATTACATTATCATGGTACTTTAATTGATGGAACTGTATTTGATAGTTCAGTTGATAAAGGAGAGCCAATAACATTAGGAGCTAATCAATTTATTAAAGGATTTACCGAAGGTTTATTGTTAATGCCTGTAGGGTCTAAATATAAATTATTCATTCCTAGCGATATAGGTTATGGTGCTAATCCAAGACCAGGAGGGGCAATTAAACCAAATTCAGCATTAATTTTTGATGTAGAATTATTAGAAATAGTTAAGTAA
- a CDS encoding glycoside hydrolase family 13 protein has protein sequence MAFQFKKQKSNPFVYILFLCAIVLTSCKKQDNETVEIESTVVESYDIERVEPLNWWVDFNNPELQLLVRHPNISETNPSISHKGVTIEKVHKADSPNYLFIDLKISETAKAGKFNIIFKQENKDDLVHTYELKSRKKPAEEYVGFDSSDVMYLITPDRFANANPDNDVNTNLLEKTVDRTQDYGRHGGDIKGITNHLDYISDMGFTAIWPCPLLTNDMPKSSYHGYAMTDFYQIDARFGTLEEYVELADKAREKGIKLVMDQVANHCGSEHWWMKDLPFKDWVNQQKAFETNTPLNNSNHRRTTNQDMYASQRDKDEMNQGWFVRSMPDLNQRNPFMAKYIIQNSIWWVEIAGLGGIRQDTYPYPDKDFMSDWAGAIMTEYPNFNIVGEEWSTNPLLIAYWQEGHQNKDGYDSNLRSTMDFAMQTNIVQALNEEESWNNGFVKIYEGLAVDFAYTKPEDILVFPDNHDMSRIFTQLNGDIPNTKMALATVLTMPRTAQIYYGTEILMNDFEKPGDHGLLRGDFPGGWQGDTVNAFTGEGLTDAQKDMQSFLKKVLNYRKSSKAIHKGKTVHFAPFMGTYFLFRMIEDEVVLLILNKNENPITLDLKRYEEIGLKGKTLKNIVTDEDFIWNDTIELKEKGVLLLSTKK, from the coding sequence ATGGCCTTTCAGTTTAAAAAACAAAAAAGCAATCCATTCGTTTACATACTGTTTTTGTGCGCTATCGTACTTACATCGTGTAAAAAACAAGATAATGAAACTGTAGAAATTGAATCTACGGTGGTTGAAAGCTATGATATTGAGCGGGTAGAACCATTAAATTGGTGGGTAGATTTTAATAATCCTGAATTACAACTTTTAGTAAGACATCCTAATATTTCTGAAACAAACCCTAGTATTTCACACAAAGGTGTAACAATAGAAAAAGTGCATAAAGCAGATAGTCCTAATTATTTGTTTATCGATTTAAAGATTTCTGAAACAGCAAAAGCAGGTAAATTCAATATCATTTTTAAGCAAGAAAACAAAGATGATTTAGTTCATACTTACGAGCTTAAATCAAGAAAAAAACCAGCTGAAGAATACGTTGGTTTTGATAGTAGTGATGTTATGTACTTAATAACACCAGATCGTTTTGCGAATGCAAACCCAGATAATGATGTTAATACAAACCTGTTAGAAAAAACGGTTGATAGAACCCAAGATTATGGAAGACATGGTGGCGATATTAAAGGCATTACAAATCATTTAGATTATATAAGCGATATGGGCTTTACAGCAATTTGGCCTTGTCCGTTGTTGACTAATGATATGCCCAAATCATCATATCACGGTTATGCAATGACAGATTTTTACCAAATAGATGCGCGCTTTGGTACTTTAGAAGAATATGTTGAGTTAGCAGATAAAGCAAGAGAAAAAGGTATAAAATTAGTCATGGATCAAGTGGCAAATCATTGTGGAAGTGAGCATTGGTGGATGAAAGATTTACCTTTTAAAGATTGGGTAAACCAGCAAAAAGCATTTGAAACTAATACACCATTAAATAATTCTAATCATCGTCGCACAACAAATCAAGATATGTATGCTTCTCAAAGGGATAAAGATGAAATGAATCAAGGCTGGTTTGTTCGGTCGATGCCAGACTTAAACCAACGTAACCCGTTTATGGCTAAATATATTATTCAAAACAGTATTTGGTGGGTAGAAATAGCTGGTTTGGGAGGTATTCGTCAAGACACCTATCCTTATCCAGATAAAGATTTTATGAGTGATTGGGCGGGTGCCATAATGACTGAATATCCAAACTTTAATATTGTTGGAGAAGAATGGAGTACGAATCCTTTATTAATTGCCTATTGGCAAGAAGGTCATCAAAACAAAGATGGTTACGATTCTAATTTAAGATCGACAATGGATTTTGCAATGCAAACTAACATTGTTCAAGCATTAAATGAAGAAGAATCTTGGAACAATGGGTTTGTTAAAATTTATGAAGGATTAGCAGTAGACTTCGCCTATACAAAACCAGAAGATATTTTGGTGTTTCCAGACAACCACGATATGAGCCGTATTTTCACACAATTAAATGGAGATATCCCTAACACAAAAATGGCTTTGGCTACGGTATTAACTATGCCACGTACTGCTCAAATTTATTACGGAACAGAAATTTTAATGAACGACTTTGAAAAACCTGGAGACCATGGATTGCTTCGCGGAGATTTTCCAGGAGGCTGGCAAGGAGACACAGTTAACGCTTTTACAGGAGAAGGTTTAACTGATGCGCAAAAAGACATGCAATCATTCCTTAAAAAAGTATTGAATTACAGAAAATCCAGTAAAGCCATACACAAAGGAAAAACGGTTCATTTTGCACCATTTATGGGTACTTATTTTCTTTTTAGAATGATAGAAGATGAAGTTGTTCTTTTAATTTTAAATAAAAATGAAAACCCAATTACATTAGATTTAAAACGCTATGAAGAAATAGGTTTAAAAGGTAAAACTTTGAAAAACATTGTAACTGACGAAGATTTTATTTGGAATGATACTATTGAATTAAAAGAAAAAGGAGTGTTGCTATTGTCAACTAAAAAATGA
- the era gene encoding GTPase Era: MKHKAGFVNIIGNPNVGKSTLMNAFVGEKLSIITSKAQTTRHRILGIVNGDDFQVVFSDTPGIIKPAYELQESMMGFVKSAFEDADVLIYMVEIGEQELKDEAFFKKITNSKIPVLLLLNKIDKSDQEQLENQVQLWAQKLPNAEIIPISALEGFQVKEVFNRIIELLPESPPFYPKDQLTDKPERFFINETIREKILLHYKKEIPYAVEVDTEEFFEEENIIRIRSVIMVERETQKGIIIGHKGSALKRVGVEARKDLEKFFGKQIHLELYVKVNKNWRSNQNQLKRFGYNN; this comes from the coding sequence ATGAAACATAAAGCAGGTTTTGTAAATATCATAGGGAACCCTAATGTTGGTAAATCTACATTAATGAATGCTTTCGTTGGTGAGAAATTATCAATTATTACTTCAAAGGCGCAAACTACAAGACATAGAATTTTAGGTATCGTAAACGGAGATGACTTTCAAGTTGTTTTTAGTGATACACCAGGAATAATAAAACCAGCTTACGAGCTTCAGGAATCTATGATGGGGTTTGTTAAATCTGCTTTTGAGGATGCCGATGTATTAATTTACATGGTTGAAATTGGTGAACAGGAATTAAAAGACGAAGCTTTTTTTAAAAAAATAACCAATTCTAAAATACCTGTTCTATTATTATTAAATAAGATTGATAAATCAGACCAAGAGCAACTGGAAAACCAAGTACAATTATGGGCACAAAAATTGCCTAATGCAGAAATTATCCCTATTTCAGCCTTAGAAGGTTTTCAGGTAAAAGAAGTTTTTAATAGAATTATTGAATTACTTCCAGAATCGCCACCATTTTATCCAAAAGATCAATTAACAGATAAACCAGAGCGTTTTTTTATAAACGAAACCATTAGAGAAAAAATACTTCTTCATTATAAAAAAGAAATACCTTATGCTGTTGAGGTAGATACCGAAGAGTTTTTTGAAGAAGAAAATATTATTAGAATTCGCTCAGTTATTATGGTTGAGCGCGAGACTCAAAAAGGAATTATAATTGGTCATAAAGGAAGCGCTTTAAAGCGTGTGGGTGTAGAAGCTAGAAAAGATTTAGAAAAGTTTTTTGGAAAACAAATTCA
- a CDS encoding alpha/beta hydrolase-fold protein, producing MKQSVYILIFFAFQSTFAQVTFIINKLSKNTPENASIYISGDFENWSGGQEKYKLSKTNKTYFITLPQQNGSINFKFTQGAWNNVETDKQGDDIKNRSYTFSKENDTVFVEVLNWNKNNTIKKSTTTNNVFILSNNFDIPQLKRTRRIWMYLPPNYNQTNQSFPVIYMHDGQNIFDSSASFSGEWEVDETLNKIYEKLNFSFIVVGIDNGQNKRLDEYSPWKNNKYGGGEGDAYLEFVVNTLKPYIDANYKTLGNKSNTAIIGSSMGGLISYYAGLKYPDVFGKIGVFSPAFWFSPEINTFSKEHGNIKNSKIYFLAGGKEGNNTGFQEINETVKGMCNIIDVIKKEGFPTKNIESKVVPNGKHNEELWRTNFEEAVLWLFKN from the coding sequence ATGAAACAATCGGTTTACATATTAATCTTTTTTGCCTTTCAGTCAACTTTTGCTCAGGTTACTTTTATAATTAATAAATTATCTAAAAACACTCCTGAGAATGCTTCGATTTATATTTCCGGAGACTTTGAAAACTGGTCTGGTGGTCAGGAAAAATATAAGCTATCTAAAACAAACAAAACCTATTTTATTACTCTGCCTCAACAAAACGGTTCAATAAACTTTAAATTTACTCAAGGGGCTTGGAACAATGTTGAAACGGATAAACAAGGTGATGATATTAAAAACCGTAGCTATACCTTTTCAAAAGAAAATGATACTGTTTTTGTAGAAGTTTTAAATTGGAATAAAAATAATACTATAAAAAAATCAACTACAACAAATAACGTTTTTATTTTATCTAATAATTTTGATATTCCACAATTAAAAAGAACACGTAGAATTTGGATGTATTTGCCTCCAAATTACAATCAAACAAATCAATCTTTTCCAGTAATATATATGCATGATGGACAAAATATTTTTGACAGTAGTGCTTCTTTTTCTGGAGAGTGGGAAGTAGACGAAACTTTAAATAAAATTTATGAAAAATTAAATTTCAGCTTCATAGTTGTTGGTATCGATAATGGGCAAAACAAAAGATTAGACGAATATTCTCCTTGGAAAAACAACAAATACGGCGGTGGTGAAGGCGACGCTTATCTTGAGTTTGTAGTTAATACTCTTAAACCTTATATAGATGCAAACTATAAAACATTAGGCAATAAAAGCAATACAGCAATAATAGGAAGTTCTATGGGTGGTTTAATATCGTATTATGCAGGATTAAAATATCCGGATGTTTTTGGTAAAATTGGAGTCTTTTCACCTGCGTTTTGGTTTTCACCAGAAATCAACACCTTTTCAAAAGAACATGGAAACATTAAAAACTCAAAAATTTACTTTTTAGCAGGTGGAAAAGAAGGAAATAACACTGGTTTTCAGGAAATAAACGAAACCGTTAAAGGCATGTGCAATATTATTGATGTAATAAAAAAAGAAGGCTTCCCAACAAAAAACATTGAATCTAAAGTTGTTCCAAATGGAAAACACAATGAAGAACTTTGGAGAACTAATTTTGAAGAAGCTGTACTCTGGTTATTTAAAAACTAA